TCTTCTTGCCCTGGCCGTGCGTGCCGTTCTCGGCCCGACGGTGGGGGTGGTCCCGGAAGGCCAGCAGCGAGGCCACGTTGCGGTCGGCGACGAACCAGACGTCGCCGCCCTTGCCGCCGTCGCCGCCGTCGGGCCCGCCCTTGGCGACGTGGGCCTCGCGGCGCACGGCGACGCAGCCGGCCCCGCCGTCGCCGCCCCGCACGTTGATCTGGCACTCGTCGACGAACCCGGACACGACCGGTGAGCCTACGGCGCGGGAGCGGTCCCGCCGCCGACGTTGCCGCCCGGCACTCCGGGACCGGCGGTCAGCGGATGAGGCGGATGGGGTCGCCGGTCATCGCCGCCGACCACGTGGTGGTGTCCGCTGGGGTGGCGCCGGCGCCGACCACCGCCACGCGGACCTTCACCCAGCACCCGAGGGGGTCGGCCACGTTGCAGTTGTAGGTCCCGGGGATCGGGATGCGCACCTGGACGTTGCGCCCGTTGTAGTTGGCGCTGGTGATGCCCGACAGCGTGCACCCCGTCGCCGTGGCCCCCACGATCGGACCGCCGTCTCTGCTGAACGCGCACGCGAACGTGCCGGCGTAGTCGGCTGGTTGGACGAGCGTGAAGGTGGCCGAGCCGCCGCCGATGTCGGCCATGTCCCAGAAGACGAGCTGGAGGGTCTTGCCGGCCGTCTCGGGGGTGATGCGGGCCAGGAAGAACTCGGCGGTGGCGCCCAGCTGGTTCATGTAGATGGGAAGATTGCCGACCGCCGACAGCCTGACGCCCTCGAAGGTGGTGGGTGCGGCGGGGACGGTCGACAGCGACGACTGGGCGCCGACGGCCCCGGTGCCGAACCCGGTGCGCATCGTGTAGCGGTTGTGGCCGCCGGTGGTGGGCAGCGGGGTGGCGGCGCTCTCGAGCGACCCCGCCCCGGAGGTGAGGCCACCGGTGATGTCGCGCACCGGCGAGGAGAGGTCGGCGTTGGTGCGGATCTGCACCACGTAGTCGCCCTGCTCCACCGCGCCGGCGGGGATGGTGCAGATCGGGAACCACTTGCGGTAGTGGTCGCGGAACAGCACGTTCTCACGGCCCCGGGGGGTGTCGCTGGTGATCAGGTCGAAGATGCCGTTGCCCCCCGTGCGGGCCGGGTTGATCCACGGCTGGGAGCCCTGACCGGGGTTCCCGTAGGCGTCGAAGCTGATGGCGCACACCGCCGGGTTGTCGCTGAGGTCGCTCGGGGTGTCGTCGGGGGCCCGCACGATGTAGGTGGTGACGATCGACGAGCCGTTGGCGGTGCCCTGGGCGGTGAGGTTCTGGTCGCCCATGCACCACGGCGTGCGCCCGCCCTGGTAGCGCTGACCGGCGAAGGGGTCGGTGGCGCCGAAGGTGGTCTGGAGGGTGGTGATCTGGGCGGCGCTCATGTTGTTGGTGCCGCAGGCGTCGTCGTTGAACACGAACGCCGGGTCGTAGACCTCGAAGCGCAGGGGCTGGCCGGAGGTGGCCGTGGGCCCCACGTTGACGGTGTAGAGGTAGCCCGGTCGGGAGTAGTCGGTGTTCACGCCCCCGGCGGTGTTGACCGGGTCACAGCCCGCCCAGCTCCCGCCGCACTGCCCGGCGCTGCGCTTGTCGCCGTTCTGCTTGTTGGTCGACCACCCGGCGGTGTTGAGCACGAACTGGGGGTTGAACCCCCGCTCCGGGTCCTGGCCGGCCTGGGCCTCGGGGCTCCCCATCGAGACGGGCCGGATGAACTCCGAGGTGGCGCTGCGGGAGATGGTGGGGGGCGACGTGAGCAGCGCCGACGAGAAGTACTGGTCGACCTCGGGGTCGAAGATCCGGACCGTGAGCTCGTTGCGAGCGCTGGGGGTGACCGTGACCGTGACGCCGTTGACCCCGTTCTGGTACCCGTTCTTGCGCGCCGTCTCGATGGCCACCGAGGTGGCCTTGGTGGGCAGGTCGGGCAGGTACACCACACCGGCCAGCGAGGCCGCGTCGGCGGCGTTCTGCGCCTTCGACGCGGTCGCCGTCCAGGCGCCGAGGTCCACGGCGAAGCCCGTGAAGGCCAGGAGCGGCAGCAGGAGGAACGCGGTGAGGATGAGGACGTAGCCGTCCTCGGCACCGGAGCGGTCGCCCACGAAGCGGGCGGCACGGTGTCGGGCCGGGGGGCGGACGGAGGGGTGGGGGTCGGCGGGGGACGGTGTCGGATCAGGCACAGGAGACTCCCGTGATGCAGGGATCGAGGCGGAAGACCGAGGTGGCGGTCAGGTCGGCGGTCGGGTTGCCGATGATGCCGGTGAGCGCTTCGTAGCGGATCTTGATGTAGATGCCGAGGAAGTCGGGGTCGGTGACGTCGGTGCCCCTGCTGCGGGCCGTGGGGCACCAGGCGGCGTCCCAGTTGCCGGTGCACGTGGGGTTGCCGAAGTAGGTGAGCACGTTGCCGGCGAAGTCGACCTGGGCAGCGGAGTACACGTTGCAGCGCTGCGCGGGGATGCCCTTGGTCGTCAGGTCGTCGGCGATGGGCAGGTCGACGCACGGCTGCGGGACCCGGCCGTCGGCGGAGTCGGCCCGGAAGATCACGACCCGTTCGATCTCGCTGCCGCCCAGGGAGGCGAGCGACGCCTGCACGGACTGCAGGGCGTTGTAGTCGGCGAAGCGATCGGGGCCCTGGGTGGCGGCCGTGCGTCCGGCGGCCTCGGCGGCGCGGATGACGGTGTTCGACTCGCCCCAGGCCCGGCCGTACTCGAGCACGCCGAGCACCAGCAGCACCAGCAGCGGCAGGACCAGCGCCAGCTCGACGAGGGCGGTGCCCTCGTCACCCCGCGCCCGCCGGGTCGCCGACGGCTCGGCGTGGCGCCCCATCAGTCCACCACCCCGGGCTCGAGGCGGGTGATGACCGCCTCGGAGAAGTCGAACTGGGTGCCGAAGAGACCGGTCAGGTAGGGCCGGGAGATCTCGACGTACACGCCCACGAAGTCCGGACCGCTGTAGCTGGGGGCGGCGATGGGGTTCACCGGGTCGTTGACCCGGGCGATGCCCGGCCAGTTGCACTCGGGGCTCCCGGCGCTCTCGGCGCAGTTGAAGTAGTCGGTGTTCTTGGACTCGTAGGCCCGGAAGGCGAGCTCCGCGTCGTAGACGTTGCAGGCCCCGACGTAGTTGAGCGCCGGATTGGCGTTGGGTCCGCTGCCCGAGGTGCCGACCCCGTCCTTGCAGGTCTGCGGGACCTGGTCGGCGGCCGAGCCGGCCGTGGGGTCTTGAGCCCGG
This DNA window, taken from Acidimicrobiales bacterium, encodes the following:
- a CDS encoding Tad domain-containing protein; this encodes MGDRSGAEDGYVLILTAFLLLPLLAFTGFAVDLGAWTATASKAQNAADAASLAGVVYLPDLPTKATSVAIETARKNGYQNGVNGVTVTVTPSARNELTVRIFDPEVDQYFSSALLTSPPTISRSATSEFIRPVSMGSPEAQAGQDPERGFNPQFVLNTAGWSTNKQNGDKRSAGQCGGSWAGCDPVNTAGGVNTDYSRPGYLYTVNVGPTATSGQPLRFEVYDPAFVFNDDACGTNNMSAAQITTLQTTFGATDPFAGQRYQGGRTPWCMGDQNLTAQGTANGSSIVTTYIVRAPDDTPSDLSDNPAVCAISFDAYGNPGQGSQPWINPARTGGNGIFDLITSDTPRGRENVLFRDHYRKWFPICTIPAGAVEQGDYVVQIRTNADLSSPVRDITGGLTSGAGSLESAATPLPTTGGHNRYTMRTGFGTGAVGAQSSLSTVPAAPTTFEGVRLSAVGNLPIYMNQLGATAEFFLARITPETAGKTLQLVFWDMADIGGGSATFTLVQPADYAGTFACAFSRDGGPIVGATATGCTLSGITSANYNGRNVQVRIPIPGTYNCNVADPLGCWVKVRVAVVGAGATPADTTTWSAAMTGDPIRLIR
- a CDS encoding pilus assembly protein, with amino-acid sequence MGRHAEPSATRRARGDEGTALVELALVLPLLVLLVLGVLEYGRAWGESNTVIRAAEAAGRTAATQGPDRFADYNALQSVQASLASLGGSEIERVVIFRADSADGRVPQPCVDLPIADDLTTKGIPAQRCNVYSAAQVDFAGNVLTYFGNPTCTGNWDAAWCPTARSRGTDVTDPDFLGIYIKIRYEALTGIIGNPTADLTATSVFRLDPCITGVSCA
- a CDS encoding pilus assembly protein, whose protein sequence is MMRRPRRPAPPRARGDDGTTLVEFAIVAPVFFLIVFGIIEFGLMYRDLLTTQDAVSDGARSAAIAANNLGALDDDPPPVTGDPPILPEATADFVTIKALRQGLGTIPVEWIEKIVIFRAQDPTAGSAADQVPQTCKDGVGTSGSGPNANPALNYVGACNVYDAELAFRAYESKNTDYFNCAESAGSPECNWPGIARVNDPVNPIAAPSYSGPDFVGVYVEISRPYLTGLFGTQFDFSEAVITRLEPGVVD